The Rubripirellula tenax genome contains the following window.
TTTGCGGTAGCGAAACGCAACCTGCCTGCGATTCAGCGCGCTAGACTATCGCGGCGCGATCAGCAACCATTTGAGTGGCGCCACCACCGAAAAGAGAATTGCAATTGCTATAGAACCGCACGGCCAAATCCAAAAAAACGAGAAGGTTCCACAAGAACCAACCTGCTAGATACACCGGTGACCAAAAAGTTCGATAGCTCTCGGAGACTTGCACGAACCACGGCTGTGTCGCGTCGACGTTCACTTGCGCTTCGCAACTCACCAATTCATCAAACCGATCGTGCCGTTACGCTTATTGGTTGTCGGTTACATTGTGTACCCAGCCAATACGAATCACTCCCGAGAGCGAGATTCCGAGGTTACTTCGCGGAATGCCAGCGGGGCAACAGGCGTTCTCTCGCCTTACAAAAATCATGAATCCATCCCAACCCAACAATCCACTGCACGGTGTCACGCTCAAAGCGATCCTTGAGTACTTGGTCGCGGAGTACGGTTGGGAGCGGCTAGGCGAACGGATCAACATCCATTGCTTTACCTACGAGCCGAGCATCAACAGCAGCCTGAAATTTCTTCGCAAGACCGACTGGGCCCGGGCAAAGGTCGAACGACTGTACTTGGACTCGATCAGCTACGACAAGCGGAAGGGCAAGCACAAAACGAGCGACGGTGACGAAAAAAACGAAATGGGCAGCGTTTGGGATCGAGCGCGCAGGGACGAATGAAGATCGCCGGAGGCCTTCATGACGTTTCGCAGACACATGAACAGGATCGCAGGGCGAAGGCGGAGGCAATCCGGCTTTCGTGCCGGCAGAGGCAAGGCCAGAAAGAGTTTGGTGGTGACAATGTCCTTTCCGGTGGTGGTAAACTCTTTGGCGATGCGAGTACCGTTTCAATTCTAAAAGCTGCCGCGAATAACGTGATCGACCGCATTGCCATCTCCGGATACCGATCAATCCGTTCGATCATCCTGCGGCTTGGACAGTTGAACGTGGTGACGGGCGCGAACGGGTCGGGCAAGTCAAATTTGTACCGGGCGTTGCGTTTGATCGCGGATGCCGCCGATGGACGGCTCGCCGAATCGCTGGCTCGTGAAGGTGGGTTTGGTTCGGTGCGTTGGGCGGGACCGAAGAAGAGTGGCAATGATCCGGTGAGTCTGCGATTGGGTTTTACCGCTGATCCACTGAGTTACTGTTTCGACCTGGGGCTACCGCAACCGAGCGAATCGATGTTCGGCGGCGATCCGGAAATGAAACGCGAGTGCCTTTGGCGCGGCATCGGAATGGACGCAAAAAATCTTTGCGCGGACCGACGCGTGGGAACCCTTCGGTGTCGTGGCGCGAAGGGCAAGTGGCAAGACATTGACGTCCCATTACCCCGCCAGTCGAGCATGTTGTCGGAGTACGCCGACCCGTTAGCCGCGCCGGAGTTGATTCTGATACGCGAGACGCTTCGCCGTTGGCGTTTCTATGACACATTCCGTGTCGATGCTCTGTCACCGGCTCGGCGAGCATGTGCCGCGACGTTCACTCCGATCATGGCCAGCGATGGTGCCGACGTGCCCGCGGCCATTCAGACGATTCGTGAGATCGGTGATCGCGCGAGACTCGACCACACCATCGGTGACGCCTTTCCAGGTTCGGAGATCCGCATCTTTGGCACCGATGCCGGGATGCAATTAAGCCTCAAACAATCGGGGATGCTTCGCGATCTATCAGCCGCTGAACTATCCGATGGAACACTTCGATTTCTGTTGCTTGCCGCCGCTCTGCTGACGCCTCGGCCGCCGGAGTTGATGGTACTGAACGAACCCGAAAACAGTTTGCATCCCGATTTGATTGCCCCGCTTGCCCGCTTGATCGCTCTCGCCGCCGAGAACAGCCAAGTGATCGTGGTCAGTCACAACGCAGTCTTGGTCGACGAACTGGAGGCCGACGAAATCTGCGTTCCCATTCACCTGGAGAAGTCGGCGGGCGAAACGGTCTTACAAGACGCCGATTTGCTGAGCCAGTACGGGTGGAAATGGCCCGGTCGATAGGGGTTTTCGCTTGTAAATGCCGGAGTGATTTCCGAGCAAGCCCAAAGCCTCCTCCGATCCTTTCGCAGAAAAATCCGAAATTCTTAGTCATGAATGGGCTCGCCCGGATAAGTACAGATAGCGAGCATTCTTTCGATGGAGAAACGTGTGGACGAGACGACCCGACAGGCAACACGGCAATGGACGCTGGCTCAGCCGGCGGTTTCGGCATTTGTCACGTCGGTTGTCCGCGATTTTCGTGACCGCGACGATGTGCTGCAAGACGTCGCCGTGGCAGTGATCGAAT
Protein-coding sequences here:
- a CDS encoding VF530 family protein, which codes for MNPSQPNNPLHGVTLKAILEYLVAEYGWERLGERINIHCFTYEPSINSSLKFLRKTDWARAKVERLYLDSISYDKRKGKHKTSDGDEKNEMGSVWDRARRDE
- a CDS encoding AAA family ATPase, with amino-acid sequence MKIAGGLHDVSQTHEQDRRAKAEAIRLSCRQRQGQKEFGGDNVLSGGGKLFGDASTVSILKAAANNVIDRIAISGYRSIRSIILRLGQLNVVTGANGSGKSNLYRALRLIADAADGRLAESLAREGGFGSVRWAGPKKSGNDPVSLRLGFTADPLSYCFDLGLPQPSESMFGGDPEMKRECLWRGIGMDAKNLCADRRVGTLRCRGAKGKWQDIDVPLPRQSSMLSEYADPLAAPELILIRETLRRWRFYDTFRVDALSPARRACAATFTPIMASDGADVPAAIQTIREIGDRARLDHTIGDAFPGSEIRIFGTDAGMQLSLKQSGMLRDLSAAELSDGTLRFLLLAAALLTPRPPELMVLNEPENSLHPDLIAPLARLIALAAENSQVIVVSHNAVLVDELEADEICVPIHLEKSAGETVLQDADLLSQYGWKWPGR